One segment of Brienomyrus brachyistius isolate T26 unplaced genomic scaffold, BBRACH_0.4 scaffold50, whole genome shotgun sequence DNA contains the following:
- the pfdn5 gene encoding prefoldin subunit 5 — protein MAVNLTELSLSQLEGLKTQLDQETEFLTSSIGQLKVVQTKYVEAKDSIGVLNKDNAGKELLVPLTSSMYVPGTLNDVEHVLVDVGTGYYVEKNVEDTKEFFKRKIDFLTKQIEKIQPALQEKHAMKQAVIEVMNMKIQQLHSQQTPQSGATKA, from the exons ATGGCGGTCAATCTTACGgagctgtctctctctcagttAGAAGGTTTGAAGACACAGCTGGATCAG GAGACTGAGTTCTTGACTTCCTCAATTGGTCAGTTAAAGGTTGTGCAGACAAAGTATGTGGAAGCCAAGGACAGTATAGGTGTCCTCAACAAGGACAATGCAG GAAAAGAACTTCTTGTCCCCCTCACCAGTTCG ATGTATGTTCCTGGGACACTGAATGACGTTGAGCATGTCTTAGTGGACGTTGGAACTGGATATTATGTGGAAAAG AATGTAGAGGATACAAAGGAATTCTTCAAGCGAAAAATTGACTTCCTCACGAAGCAGATTGAGAAGATTCAGCCAGCCCTCCAGGAGAAGCATGCCATGAAACAAG CTGTGATTGAGGTCATGAATATGAAgattcagcagctacacagtcAGCAGACTCCACAATCTGGAGCCACCAAGGCTTAA